In Euphorbia lathyris chromosome 9, ddEupLath1.1, whole genome shotgun sequence, the following are encoded in one genomic region:
- the LOC136206430 gene encoding uncharacterized protein encodes MEMDPVNSDDNSTEGPSFEQLILPSSNEISGISGDPQIYPRVGDEYQAEIPPMISETERFRVSLTRCDSEGIFDGYDFFVGLPMPVAWIHNKRNAKADEGCRRRNLENPPNANRSTKSRTSRKKDTVKKKDLQQNAEVENLVMDSRQESTGTKAELKDEQNYLVPASLGHAWSDAEVDAFILGLYIFRKNFAQIKRFLGKKEMGDILSFYYGEFYKSNAYRRWLGCRKKRRKKCAYGRKLFTGWRQEELVSRLHPRVPEHSQNTLLEVSKAFLEGKFSLEAYVCELKTIAGIQALVDAMGIGTGKTDLTSLSMVPGKTNPLFTVCPSGKTCSSLTYSDIIKLLTGDFRLSKARCNDIFWDSVWPRLLARGWHSEQPKNESYLVFLIPGVKKFSKTRLSKGKQYFDSVSDVLNKVASEPKLIELEDEEAGANEEENSAAEVPSGQGDPSIRQPHRYLKPRVSNMKVVRFTVVDSSFVGGKLCKMREMRYLPHELKVKSLLTTLSSGIEMKFLDNSESKVERITVNKSWDGVRKKASDDCSSNRTKFTIVDTSLMHDGNPSKVRELRFAPRIKATSETKNPSRKRKCPSKGSSGVPVSDAKTKLLNEEKNICKSNQNKDTVDSCESDEPLNRKFLNKFVESLQDKNNVSDKNQSAARTIKHQFSRRSKSGQSNNLVPVVKRRRLTACSNTDLNRVIKSFSVGQGSKREGSCCSLNSSDRRGNTSPGTTSLVGEGLEESSRSMSETPCLGVETSQGENLKHETRSCIDLNQPQVPLDLENGEPADQQPNPVSASTDVSPNPIRQSKRNRPLTTRALEALEYGFISMKRQRSIRVHGHELSASVGSCRKTKGTSNRVNNSSEHTTNVAEGDANGALEKKDVVEEIPVAEPIVEML; translated from the exons ATGGAG ATGGATCCAGTGAATAGTGATGATAATTCTACTGAAGGACCTTCTTTTGAGCAGTTGATTCTTCCAAGCTCTAATGAGATAAGTGGCATATCAGGAGACCCGCAGATATATCCCCGAGTTGGTGATGAATATCAAGCAGAAATTCCTCCCATGATATCAGAAACTGAAAGATTTCGGGTTTCACTAACCCGTTGTGATTCAGAAGGCATATTTGATGGTTATGATTTCTTTGTGGGTTTACCAATGCCAGTTGCTTGGATTCATAACAAAAGAAATGCGAAAGCGGATGAAGGTTGCAGAAGGAGGAATCTTGAGAATCCTCCCAATGCAAATAGGTCGACGAAATCGAGAACGAGTAGAAAGAAAGATACAGTGAAGAAAAAGGACTTGCAACAAAATGCAGAGGTGGAGAACCTTGTAATGGACAGTAGACAAGAATCTACTGGAACCAAGGCGGAACTGAAAGACGAACAGAATTATCTGGTTCCTGCTTCATTAGGTCATGCGTGGAGTGATGCTGAAGTTGATGCCTTTATTCTCGGTTTATATATCTTTAGGAAAAATTTCGCGCAGATAAAGAGGTTTTTGGGCAAGAAAGAGATGGGGGATATACTGTCTTTCTACTATGGAGAATTTTACAAATCTAATGCATACCGCAGGTGGTTAGGTTGCCGGAAGAAAAGGCGTAAGAAATGCGCCTATGGACGCAAACTTTTTACAGGGTGGAGGCAAGAGGAACTAGTCTCTCGTTTGCATCCCCGTGTGCCGGAGCATTCTCAAAATACCCTTCTAGAG GTCTCGAAAGCATTTTTGGAGGGAAAATTTTCTCTAGAAGCTTATGTATGCGAGTTAAAGACCATAGCTGGCATTCAAGCTCTTGTAGATGCTATGGGGATTGGTACGGGGAAGACAGATTTGACAAGTCTTTCTATGGTACCCGGAAAAACTAATCCACTCTTCACTGTTTGCCCGAGTGGGAAAACTTGCTCCTCTCTGACTTATAGTGACATAATCAAGCTGTTGACTGGCGATTTCCGTTTGAGCAAAGCTCGTTGTAATGATATATTCTGGGATTCCGTTTGGCCTCGATTGCTGGCAAGAGGATGGCACTCGGAGCAACCGAAGAATGAGAGTTACCTGGTGTTTCTCATTCCTGGTGTTAAAAAGTTCTCGAAAACGAGACTTTCGAAGGGTAAGCAGTATTTTGATTCTGTTAGTGATGTTTTGAACAAAGTAGCATCCGAACCGAAACTCATTGAGCTTGAGGATGAAGAAGCTGGAGCCAATGAAGAGGAGAATTCTGCTGCAGAAGTACCATCAGGCCAGGGTGATCCATCAATTCGACAACCGCATCGTTACCTCAAACCACGGGTTTCAAATATGAAGGTTGTGAGGTTCACTGTCGTCGATTCTAGTTTTGTCGGAGGAAAACTATGCAAGATGAGAGAAATGAGATACTTACCGCATGAGCTCAAAGTCAAGTCCTTGCTTACGACTCTTTCCAGCGGCATCGAAATGAAATTTTTAGATAACTCAGAAAGCAAAGTTGAGCGAATTACTGTCAATAAATCATGGGATGGTGTTCGGAAAAAGGCATCAGATGATTGCAGCTCAAACCGTACAAAGTTCACCATTGTTGATACCAGTTTGATGCATGATGGGAATCCGTCGAAAGTAAGAGAACTAAGATTTGCACCCCGAATCAAAGCTACTTCTGAAACGAAAAATCCGTCAAGGAAAAGGAAATGCCCGTCTAAGGGTTCATCTGGCGTGCCAGTTTCGGATGCCAAAACAAAGCTGTTAAATGAAGAAAAGAATATCTGCAAATCCAACCAAAATAAGGACACAGTGGATTCCTGTGAATCAGATGAGCCTCTGAACCGAAAGTTCCTCAACAAATTTGTCGAAAGCCTTCAGGATAAGAACAATGTGTCCGATAAAAATCAGTCAGCAGCAAGGACTATAAAACACCAATTCAGCCGAAGATCAAAATCCGGTCAATCAAATAACTTGGTTCCTGTTGTTAAACGAAGGAGATTAACTGCTTGTTCTAATACAGACTTAAACCGTGTCATCAAGAGTTTCTCCGTCGGCCAGGGCTCAAAGCGAGAAGGATCTTGCTGCAGTTTAAACTCTTCAGACAGACGCGGTAATACATCTCCAGGTACTACTTCCTTAGTTGGAGAAGGTCTAGAAGAAAGCAGCAGAAGCATGTCGGAAACACCTTGTTTAGGTGTCGAAACATCTCAGGGCGAAAATTTGAAACATGAAACCCGGTCTTGTATTGACCTGAACCAGCCTCAAGTTCCACTGGACTTGGAAAATGGTGAACCAGCAGATCAGCAGCCTAATCCGGTGAGTGCCTCTACAGATGTTAGTCCGAATCCAATAAGACAAAGCAAACGAAACCGACCTTTGACCACTCGAGCATTGGAAGCTCTCGAGTACGGATTCATAAGTATGAAGAGGCAAAGGAGCATCCGAGTTCATGGACATGAACTCTCAGCTTCAGTCGGCTCCTGCAGAAAAACAAAAGGAACATCGAACCGTGTCAATAATAGCTCAGAACATACCACCAATGTGGCAGAAGGGGATGCCAATGGGGCTCTCGAAAAGAAAGATGTAGTCGAAGAAATTCCCGTTGCTGAGCCGATAGTAGAAATGTTATAA